Proteins encoded within one genomic window of Flavobacterium sp. NG2:
- a CDS encoding DinB family protein, translated as MQFSLNQTLNQLENTPAVLKSMVVGIPTDMLTTKENEDRWSIKEVVAHLIICEKTNWLDRINIILYKGNNQPFVPIDMVIHFKLAQEKTFEELISEFQERREKAITKIRLLNLQPSDFNKTGLHPTLGKVNMEQLLATWATHDLSHLIQVSRILAKQYDHMVGPFKRYLNVLNT; from the coding sequence ATGCAGTTCTCACTTAACCAAACTTTAAATCAACTCGAGAATACGCCTGCTGTACTTAAAAGTATGGTAGTAGGTATTCCTACAGATATGCTTACAACTAAAGAAAATGAAGATAGGTGGTCAATCAAAGAAGTCGTGGCGCATCTTATTATTTGTGAAAAAACAAATTGGCTAGACAGAATAAACATCATTCTTTACAAGGGAAATAATCAACCATTTGTTCCAATTGATATGGTAATTCACTTTAAATTGGCACAAGAAAAGACCTTTGAAGAACTCATTTCAGAATTTCAGGAACGTAGAGAAAAAGCAATTACTAAAATTAGATTGTTAAATCTACAACCGTCTGATTTTAATAAAACGGGGTTACATCCTACACTTGGGAAAGTAAATATGGAGCAATTACTAGCTACTTGGGCAACACATGACTTAAGTCATTTAATTCAGGTATCACGTATTTTAGCCAAACAATACGATCATATGGTAGGGCCTTTTAAAAGATACTTAAATGTTTTAAATACTTAA
- a CDS encoding DUF4386 domain-containing protein: MKNQSPTENKNSYYSHSLILNNKRNAKITGLFFIAATVFAITGLSLYDPLLNEENFLIIGDNNTIQMVLGAICELILVASMTGTAIMLYPYLKRYNNQLGLGYLCFRLFEALFISFGIISMLALLSLSRSYNNSVEADFIMYQTIGNLLKAIYNYTFIIGPHFMLGINTFIYSYIFYKSNLVPKKLAILGLIGAVLIFIVANLKLFNILPQLSSTAIALAIPVAFYEMILATWLIRNGFNLR, from the coding sequence ATGAAAAATCAATCTCCCACAGAAAATAAAAACAGCTATTATAGCCATTCATTAATCTTAAATAATAAAAGAAACGCAAAGATTACAGGACTATTTTTTATAGCAGCTACGGTATTTGCTATTACAGGACTATCATTATATGATCCTTTATTAAATGAAGAAAATTTTTTAATAATTGGAGATAATAATACTATACAGATGGTATTAGGAGCTATTTGCGAATTAATTTTAGTCGCTTCAATGACTGGAACAGCTATAATGTTATACCCATATTTAAAACGATACAATAATCAGCTAGGTCTTGGATACTTATGCTTCCGTTTATTTGAAGCATTATTTATAAGTTTTGGAATAATTAGTATGTTAGCACTTTTATCTTTAAGTAGAAGCTATAACAACAGTGTAGAGGCTGACTTTATTATGTACCAAACAATTGGTAATCTTTTAAAAGCCATCTATAATTATACTTTCATTATTGGGCCGCATTTCATGCTTGGGATCAACACATTCATTTATAGTTATATATTCTATAAATCAAATCTAGTTCCAAAAAAACTTGCAATTTTAGGGTTAATCGGAGCAGTATTGATTTTTATTGTAGCTAATTTAAAACTATTTAATATTCTTCCTCAACTTTCTTCAACTGCAATTGCATTAGCCATACCAGTTGCATTTTATGAAATGATTTTAGCGACTTGGTTAATTAGAAATGGATTTAATCTTAGATAA
- a CDS encoding HipA N-terminal domain-containing protein — MRKAAIYYKDFLAGMLTETDEGEYHFQYDDNFITEHPKESISLTMPVRSKTYTDKRLFPFFEGLIPEGWLLDIASKNWKINPNDRMGLLLACCQNCIGAVSVQPIPNEDA, encoded by the coding sequence ATGAGAAAAGCAGCCATATACTATAAAGACTTCCTAGCGGGTATGCTCACAGAAACAGATGAAGGAGAATACCACTTTCAATACGATGACAATTTCATAACAGAACATCCTAAAGAAAGCATCAGTTTAACCATGCCGGTTCGCTCCAAAACATACACTGACAAACGATTATTCCCGTTTTTTGAAGGATTGATTCCTGAAGGATGGTTACTGGATATCGCTTCTAAAAACTGGAAAATTAATCCAAACGACCGCATGGGACTCCTTTTGGCTTGTTGCCAAAATTGTATCGGTGCAGTAAGTGTTCAACCAATACCTAATGAAGATGCCTAA
- a CDS encoding type II toxin-antitoxin system Y4mF family antitoxin: MKTIANFVKEKRNEVNLTQEAFAERAGVALTVIRKIEQGKENLNLEKVNQVLKMFGHTLAPVNARELSKNEEENK; this comes from the coding sequence ATGAAAACAATAGCCAATTTTGTAAAGGAGAAAAGAAATGAAGTTAACCTCACACAGGAAGCTTTTGCGGAACGTGCTGGAGTAGCATTAACGGTAATCCGAAAAATAGAACAGGGAAAAGAAAACCTGAATCTAGAAAAAGTAAACCAAGTACTAAAAATGTTTGGTCATACATTAGCACCTGTAAATGCGAGGGAACTTTCCAAAAATGAAGAGGAGAACAAATGA
- a CDS encoding IS4 family transposase: MNQGKYVFSQLVEFLPQRVFDRLAAKYLGNKSVKHFTCWNQLLCMIFGQLSARESLRDLIIVIEAHQSKSYHLGFGKNVTRSNLSKANENRNFKIFEEFANHLILIAQDKNSNDTFEIKGNIYAFDSSTIDLCLSVFCWAHFRKTKAGIKLHTLFDVSTQIPVFIHITEANVHDVNAMDGIDYEPFAYYIFDRAYVDYERLFRITKANAYFVVRAKSNVKFKRMYSQKVDKTTGIKYDQIGKIEGFYTSKDYPEKIRKVKFFDCENKKTLIFLTNNFELSAEDIALLYKQRWQVELFFKWIKQHLKVKTFWGTTENAVRIQINVAIITYCLVSIISKDLKINRSTYEILQILSASLLDKTSINELLMKSDYNNVNEQNINQLVFSLF, encoded by the coding sequence ATGAATCAGGGTAAATATGTTTTCTCTCAATTGGTTGAATTTCTACCACAGCGTGTTTTTGATAGGTTAGCTGCTAAATATTTAGGCAATAAATCGGTCAAACATTTTACTTGTTGGAATCAATTATTATGTATGATTTTTGGTCAACTTTCGGCTAGAGAAAGTTTAAGAGATTTGATAATTGTTATAGAAGCACATCAATCAAAATCATATCATTTAGGATTTGGCAAAAACGTGACTCGTAGCAATTTATCGAAGGCTAATGAAAATCGCAATTTTAAAATATTTGAGGAGTTTGCTAATCATTTAATATTAATTGCTCAAGATAAAAACAGCAATGATACTTTTGAAATTAAAGGTAATATTTATGCCTTTGACTCTTCAACAATAGATCTATGTTTGAGCGTGTTTTGTTGGGCTCATTTCCGAAAAACCAAAGCTGGAATAAAGTTGCACACTCTTTTTGATGTTAGCACACAGATACCTGTATTTATTCATATTACAGAGGCAAATGTGCACGATGTTAACGCAATGGATGGTATAGATTATGAGCCATTTGCTTATTACATTTTTGACCGAGCGTATGTTGATTATGAACGACTTTTTCGCATTACAAAAGCTAATGCTTACTTTGTAGTTAGAGCAAAATCTAATGTAAAATTCAAAAGAATGTATTCTCAAAAAGTTGACAAAACAACAGGAATTAAATATGACCAAATTGGAAAAATAGAAGGTTTTTATACTTCGAAAGATTACCCAGAAAAGATACGAAAAGTTAAATTTTTCGATTGTGAAAATAAAAAGACGTTGATCTTTTTGACAAATAATTTTGAATTATCCGCTGAAGATATCGCATTACTTTACAAACAAAGATGGCAAGTTGAATTGTTCTTTAAATGGATAAAACAACACCTAAAAGTTAAGACCTTTTGGGGAACAACAGAAAATGCTGTTAGGATCCAAATTAATGTAGCAATTATAACTTACTGTTTAGTTTCTATAATCTCGAAAGATTTAAAAATCAATCGTTCTACTTACGAAATTCTACAAATTTTATCTGCATCATTACTCGATAAAACATCTATAAATGAATTACTTATGAAATCAGATTACAATAATGTCAATGAACAAAATATTAACCAGCTGGTTTTTAGCTTATTTTAA
- a CDS encoding class I SAM-dependent methyltransferase, giving the protein MMNNRNNEYKDFWNERYGKADFVYGKEPNLFFKEWIQKFTPKSILMPADGEGRNGVYAAQLGWKVISIDLSEDGKSKTLKLAKENQVSLEYIIGDLEDIQLNKESFDAIGLIYAHFTAEKKSKLHKKINDCLKPGGIIIFEAFSKLHLCYNEHNPKVGGPKDIDMLFSKLEIISYFQDYEILLLEEKEINLKEGNYHNGKSSVIRFVGRKK; this is encoded by the coding sequence ATGATGAATAACAGAAATAACGAATACAAAGATTTTTGGAATGAACGGTACGGTAAAGCCGATTTTGTTTACGGCAAAGAACCGAATTTATTTTTTAAAGAATGGATACAAAAATTTACTCCTAAATCTATTTTAATGCCAGCAGATGGTGAAGGAAGAAACGGCGTCTATGCGGCCCAATTAGGTTGGAAAGTAATCTCAATTGATTTAAGTGAAGATGGAAAATCAAAGACATTAAAATTAGCAAAAGAGAATCAAGTTAGTCTTGAATATATCATTGGTGATCTTGAGGATATTCAATTAAATAAAGAATCATTTGATGCGATTGGATTAATTTATGCCCATTTTACAGCTGAAAAAAAATCAAAATTGCACAAAAAAATAAATGATTGTCTCAAACCTGGTGGAATTATCATTTTTGAGGCTTTTAGTAAACTTCACTTATGTTACAATGAACATAATCCAAAAGTTGGAGGTCCTAAAGATATTGATATGTTATTTTCTAAGTTGGAAATAATATCCTATTTTCAGGATTATGAAATACTACTTCTAGAAGAAAAAGAGATTAATTTAAAAGAAGGAAACTATCATAACGGAAAAAGCTCTGTTATTAGATTTGTCGGAAGAAAAAAATAA
- a CDS encoding YbhB/YbcL family Raf kinase inhibitor-like protein, translated as MKNNYLFIVILLLGMSISAQTFTLKSKELGGQATNKQLLNGFGCTGENISPQLFWENAPKGTKSFAITMYDESAPTGSGWWHWIVFDIPANLVELKSNAGNPTLKLVPSTIIQSITDFRTKGYGGPCPPEGSGFHKYLITIHALNTDKLGLDENANPALVGFMLQQHLIEKATLVFYFKK; from the coding sequence ATGAAAAATAACTATCTATTTATCGTTATACTCCTATTAGGAATGAGTATTTCAGCCCAAACTTTTACACTAAAAAGTAAAGAGCTAGGAGGACAAGCGACCAATAAACAATTGCTCAATGGCTTTGGATGTACAGGTGAAAATATTTCACCGCAATTATTCTGGGAGAACGCTCCCAAAGGAACAAAAAGTTTTGCCATTACAATGTATGACGAATCTGCCCCTACAGGTAGTGGATGGTGGCATTGGATTGTTTTTGATATTCCCGCCAACTTAGTAGAGTTGAAATCTAACGCTGGTAACCCAACACTAAAACTAGTACCCTCAACTATTATTCAAAGCATAACTGATTTTAGAACGAAAGGATACGGAGGTCCTTGTCCACCAGAAGGTAGTGGGTTTCACAAATACCTAATTACAATTCACGCTCTAAATACAGATAAGTTAGGATTAGATGAAAACGCAAATCCAGCCTTAGTTGGTTTTATGCTACAACAACATTTGATTGAAAAAGCCACATTAGTATTTTACTTTAAGAAATAA
- a CDS encoding short chain dehydrogenase gives MGTHLVKALENEHEVIKVASKGGDIDTDITSIESIKNMFEQVGSFDALISTAGPTFVGPWNKLDNNTFRKGVEGKMMGQINLVLIGQHYINPGGSFSLITGALTEEPQVNFANASAANGAVEGFVRAAAIELDNGIRINAISPTVIEDSPQYFPYFPGEIPTTMRQLEFMFKKSLFGKVTGHIIKP, from the coding sequence ATGGGAACACACTTAGTAAAAGCTTTAGAAAACGAACATGAAGTAATTAAAGTTGCTTCTAAAGGTGGGGATATTGACACCGATATCACCTCGATTGAATCAATTAAAAACATGTTTGAACAAGTCGGTTCATTTGACGCATTAATATCAACAGCAGGACCAACATTCGTTGGGCCATGGAATAAACTTGATAATAATACATTCAGAAAAGGAGTGGAAGGGAAAATGATGGGACAAATTAATTTAGTGCTTATCGGACAACACTATATCAATCCAGGAGGTTCATTCAGTTTAATCACAGGTGCTTTAACGGAAGAACCGCAAGTTAATTTCGCCAATGCATCTGCTGCTAATGGTGCAGTTGAGGGATTCGTTCGTGCTGCAGCTATTGAACTTGACAATGGCATCCGTATTAATGCAATAAGTCCAACCGTTATTGAAGATTCTCCTCAGTATTTTCCATACTTCCCTGGAGAAATTCCAACAACTATGAGGCAATTGGAATTTATGTTCAAGAAAAGCTTATTTGGAAAAGTAACTGGACATATTATTAAACCTTAA
- a CDS encoding YfiT family bacillithiol transferase: MNIEKLKYPIGKFTAPTNTTKEIVEEYILDIQAFPERLKKEIETLSEAQLDTVYRPGGWTIRQLVNHCADSHMNSLIRFKLALTEDKPTIKPYFEDRWAELIDSKNIDIKPALLILEGLHARWSLLLQSLSNEELKKTFIHPETNKEIRIDENIGIYAWHCNHHLAHIISLKSTMNWL; encoded by the coding sequence ATGAATATTGAAAAATTAAAATATCCTATAGGGAAATTTACGGCACCAACTAATACAACCAAGGAAATCGTAGAGGAATACATCCTAGATATTCAAGCGTTCCCTGAACGACTAAAAAAAGAAATTGAAACGCTTTCAGAGGCTCAGTTAGACACCGTTTACAGACCAGGGGGTTGGACTATTAGACAACTCGTAAATCATTGTGCAGATAGCCACATGAACAGTCTTATTAGATTCAAGCTAGCTTTGACCGAAGACAAACCAACAATCAAACCCTATTTTGAAGATAGATGGGCTGAATTAATAGACAGTAAAAATATCGATATAAAACCCGCTTTATTAATTTTAGAGGGACTACATGCGCGCTGGTCATTGTTATTGCAAAGTTTATCAAATGAAGAACTCAAAAAAACATTTATTCATCCTGAGACAAATAAAGAGATAAGAATAGATGAAAATATAGGAATCTATGCTTGGCATTGTAATCATCATCTGGCTCATATTATTTCTCTTAAATCAACAATGAATTGGCTGTAG
- a CDS encoding GNAT family protein: MNFSSNPQQNKEIPTKAEGNWIEHPLTLESDNYCLLPLEMEHFKDLLEISKDKRIWEFYIVDGSNSEKLLQSWNTATIERKEGNQYPFVIKTKKDNKIIGSTHFLNIQPEHKKLEIGWTWIHPNYWNTNANKECKKLLLTYCFETLKANRVQLQTDENNIRSRKAIEKIGGKFEGILRNDLIRDNDTIRSSAYYSIISTDWAILKKQIFH, translated from the coding sequence ATGAACTTTTCATCAAATCCACAACAAAACAAAGAAATTCCAACAAAAGCAGAAGGCAATTGGATTGAACATCCGTTAACATTAGAAAGTGATAACTATTGCTTACTACCTTTAGAAATGGAACACTTCAAGGATTTACTAGAAATTTCCAAAGACAAGCGCATTTGGGAATTTTATATAGTCGATGGCAGTAATTCCGAAAAACTGCTGCAAAGCTGGAATACTGCAACGATTGAAAGAAAAGAGGGTAACCAATATCCTTTTGTAATTAAGACTAAAAAAGATAATAAAATTATTGGAAGTACCCATTTTTTAAATATTCAACCAGAACATAAAAAACTAGAAATTGGTTGGACATGGATACATCCCAACTATTGGAATACGAATGCAAACAAGGAATGTAAAAAATTATTACTTACCTACTGCTTCGAAACTTTAAAAGCAAATAGAGTACAACTTCAAACGGATGAAAATAACATACGCTCTCGCAAAGCAATTGAAAAAATAGGAGGTAAATTTGAGGGTATTCTACGCAATGATTTGATAAGAGATAATGATACAATAAGAAGTTCTGCTTATTACAGTATTATTAGCACAGATTGGGCAATATTGAAAAAACAAATATTCCATTAA
- a CDS encoding alginate export family protein codes for MFAIATSSAQNKISWERYEDNFTALKKDTLKKGVDKLKYIQLSKNSSVSLGGEIREQFQYYENQNFGDVSTTITNSNAVQIWHRAMVHANVELGSKVRLFAQIGSNFRFANPDPLVAQIDENQLSIHQAFIDYKFHSKWLARVGRQEMYYGNHRLFTFREGPNNRLTFDAAKIVYQSNKRKYDLFIMAPVIAKKGVFDDSSFNEVVIGLHTTEKIITNYLIMDSYTLYYNTDNRSYNYMKGHERRETSGIRLYSSNNTLNYEIEANYQKGKFNDLKIEAYSLNADINYNINTKHNLILGVGANYTSGDKNPSDNKLNTYNSIFSKPPFGLVAPIGLSNIVNINPYIKINPTEKSNIYAGIYWLRRQSNKDGTYSPGAGGAIETRPTPALLYSSVSKDIGTLFLIESNYFINKNISLGLDTSYLTAGNYPKETGTGQDILYISFKSTFKF; via the coding sequence TTGTTCGCAATTGCAACAAGCTCGGCACAAAATAAAATAAGTTGGGAGCGTTACGAGGATAATTTTACTGCTTTAAAAAAAGACACTTTAAAAAAAGGGGTAGATAAATTAAAATATATTCAACTTAGCAAAAATAGTAGTGTATCATTGGGTGGAGAAATAAGAGAACAATTTCAATACTACGAAAACCAAAACTTTGGAGATGTATCAACTACAATCACAAACTCTAATGCTGTACAAATATGGCACAGAGCAATGGTTCATGCTAATGTAGAATTAGGAAGCAAGGTGAGACTGTTTGCTCAAATAGGAAGTAACTTCCGCTTCGCCAACCCAGATCCATTAGTAGCACAAATCGATGAAAATCAATTGAGCATTCACCAAGCATTCATCGATTACAAATTTCATAGTAAATGGTTAGCAAGGGTTGGTAGACAAGAAATGTACTATGGAAATCATCGTTTATTCACTTTTAGAGAAGGTCCAAATAACAGACTTACTTTTGATGCTGCTAAAATTGTATATCAGTCAAATAAAAGAAAATATGACCTGTTCATTATGGCACCGGTTATAGCTAAAAAAGGAGTATTTGATGACTCTTCTTTTAATGAAGTCGTAATAGGTTTACACACTACTGAGAAAATTATAACTAATTATTTAATAATGGATTCATATACTCTATACTATAACACAGACAATAGAAGCTATAATTACATGAAAGGTCATGAAAGACGTGAAACTTCAGGAATTAGACTCTATTCTTCAAACAACACTTTAAATTATGAAATTGAAGCGAATTACCAAAAAGGAAAATTCAATGATTTAAAAATAGAAGCCTACAGTTTAAATGCAGATATTAACTATAATATAAATACAAAACACAATCTCATTTTGGGAGTTGGTGCTAACTATACATCGGGAGATAAAAATCCAAGTGATAACAAATTAAACACCTATAATTCAATATTTTCAAAACCTCCATTTGGATTAGTCGCTCCTATTGGTTTGTCAAATATAGTAAACATAAATCCCTATATAAAAATCAATCCTACCGAAAAAAGCAATATATATGCGGGCATTTATTGGTTAAGAAGACAAAGTAATAAAGATGGTACTTATTCTCCAGGCGCAGGAGGAGCTATTGAAACTAGACCTACTCCAGCTCTACTGTATAGTTCTGTTTCTAAAGATATTGGAACTCTATTTTTAATAGAAAGTAATTATTTTATCAACAAAAATATTTCGCTTGGTCTTGATACTTCATATCTAACTGCTGGCAATTATCCCAAAGAAACAGGAACAGGTCAAGATATATTATACATTTCATTTAAATCAACATTCAAGTTTTAA
- a CDS encoding nuclear transport factor 2 family protein has product MENRIAKQFAEEWIKSWNSHDIDTIMSHYANEIEFHSPFIKMLNFNDTGIISSRAELKDYFKIGLLKYPDLHFNFHKYFVGINTICISYTSVNNKEALEVFELNNEGKATKVFCNYAIIEE; this is encoded by the coding sequence ATGGAAAATAGGATAGCTAAACAATTTGCTGAAGAATGGATAAAATCATGGAATAGTCATGATATTGACACCATCATGTCTCATTATGCAAATGAGATAGAATTTCATTCTCCTTTTATTAAAATGCTAAATTTTAATGACACTGGAATAATAAGCTCTAGAGCGGAATTAAAAGATTATTTCAAAATAGGATTATTAAAATATCCTGATTTGCATTTTAATTTCCATAAGTATTTTGTTGGCATAAATACAATATGCATCAGTTACACTTCTGTGAATAACAAAGAAGCTTTGGAGGTATTTGAATTAAATAATGAAGGTAAAGCCACCAAAGTTTTTTGTAATTACGCAATTATAGAAGAGTAA
- a CDS encoding DUF6943 family protein produces the protein MTSHNVLTHQPQRTVTQPHFFILSKGKNAGKPLKESCPNCFLITVKTEEETESLYWIAYTLWKANFWHQHQYGSVIPFIRISTFKNCFRDEVLKAYKKHQKHLDFVNRIRKLEELQQHYSKTIDQIENLKWALLQNQLR, from the coding sequence ATGACTTCTCACAACGTACTGACACACCAACCCCAAAGAACGGTTACACAACCGCATTTCTTTATTTTAAGCAAAGGCAAAAATGCAGGCAAGCCATTAAAGGAAAGTTGTCCAAATTGCTTTTTAATTACAGTTAAAACCGAAGAAGAAACAGAAAGCTTGTATTGGATAGCATACACGCTCTGGAAAGCCAACTTTTGGCACCAACACCAATATGGTTCAGTAATCCCATTTATCAGAATTAGTACTTTCAAAAACTGTTTTCGTGATGAGGTTCTTAAAGCTTATAAGAAACATCAAAAACATCTAGATTTTGTGAATCGCATTCGAAAACTAGAAGAACTACAGCAGCATTATTCAAAAACCATCGATCAAATCGAAAATTTAAAATGGGCTTTACTCCAGAATCAGTTGAGGTAA
- a CDS encoding GNAT family N-acetyltransferase: MTIRILDKTDADEYRHLRKFALQESPFAFCDSLEDEATKSIKDYQQEISNDSNKSEKFTLGAFSSANELVGFVKFKREERTKASHKASLHALYVHPEYRNHGVATKLINCLLERIEAINNLEQLILSTTITSKVSLVKYYEKFGFEIIGGH, translated from the coding sequence ATGACTATTAGAATTTTGGATAAAACTGATGCTGATGAATATAGGCACTTACGTAAATTCGCTTTACAAGAATCTCCTTTTGCTTTTTGTGATAGTTTAGAAGATGAAGCAACCAAATCGATAAAGGATTATCAGCAAGAGATTTCGAATGATAGTAATAAATCTGAAAAATTCACTTTAGGTGCTTTTAGTAGCGCAAATGAATTAGTAGGCTTTGTTAAATTTAAGAGAGAGGAACGAACAAAAGCCTCTCACAAAGCGAGTTTACATGCCTTATATGTTCATCCCGAATACAGAAATCATGGTGTAGCCACAAAGCTAATAAATTGTTTGCTAGAGAGGATTGAAGCAATTAACAATTTGGAACAACTAATTCTTTCCACAACAATTACAAGCAAAGTCAGCCTAGTGAAATACTACGAAAAATTTGGTTTCGAAATTATCGGAGGACACTAG
- a CDS encoding DUF5675 family protein, whose product MRLILNRTYFPDGTNGKLECEGKLICNTIELPWKNNEKRVSCIPEGKYFIRKRYSQKFKWHLEVVDVQNRSYILFHPANNALSELNGCIAPVTKLSGPGLGLMSRIAFTKLKDMVYKALDSSECVELIVES is encoded by the coding sequence ATGAGACTTATATTAAACAGAACTTATTTCCCTGATGGAACTAATGGGAAACTCGAATGTGAGGGTAAATTAATTTGTAATACGATTGAATTGCCTTGGAAGAATAATGAAAAGCGAGTTTCCTGTATTCCGGAAGGGAAGTATTTTATTAGAAAGCGTTACAGTCAAAAATTCAAATGGCATTTGGAAGTTGTTGATGTACAAAATAGAAGCTATATTTTGTTCCATCCCGCCAATAATGCTTTGAGCGAATTAAATGGATGTATCGCTCCGGTCACAAAACTATCTGGTCCAGGATTGGGACTGATGTCTAGAATCGCGTTTACGAAATTAAAAGACATGGTATACAAAGCTCTTGACAGTAGTGAGTGTGTTGAACTAATTGTTGAATCTTAA
- a CDS encoding helix-turn-helix transcriptional regulator, translating to MNSNLTTIPDDFNIGSADTMIYFYSNNHASANNKVVFTKNMICLLQHGCKEIHTALGKEILSSDEALIMTNGSALMSESLADNGKYEAILIFFGNDTLAHHYQEGKHSQATKIETPPILKIKRDEFLNNYCLSLKLLQKHQDNKMEKTKVHELLSYLKHYFPEVFEQLIAKAFIDNSEIKIKQVVELNTNSNLTIEELAFLSNMSLSSFKRHFALIYGTTPQKYFTNLKMQQAKVMLHLNNKPSEVALQVGYENLSSFSKEFKKHFGVAPKYFQLNEPLGQVFEQTE from the coding sequence ATGAATAGCAATCTAACCACAATCCCAGACGATTTTAATATCGGTAGTGCTGATACAATGATTTATTTTTATTCAAATAATCATGCATCAGCTAATAATAAAGTGGTATTTACTAAAAACATGATTTGTTTGCTGCAACATGGTTGCAAAGAGATTCATACAGCACTAGGAAAGGAAATCCTTTCTAGTGATGAAGCTTTAATAATGACAAACGGCAGTGCTTTGATGTCAGAAAGCCTAGCTGATAACGGAAAATATGAGGCCATCCTCATCTTCTTTGGTAACGATACTTTAGCACATCATTATCAGGAAGGGAAACATTCCCAAGCTACTAAGATAGAGACACCACCCATTTTAAAAATAAAGAGAGATGAATTTTTAAATAATTACTGTCTCTCGTTGAAGTTATTGCAAAAGCATCAAGACAATAAAATGGAAAAAACTAAGGTACATGAACTATTAAGTTACCTTAAACATTATTTTCCAGAGGTATTTGAACAGTTAATTGCAAAAGCGTTCATCGATAACAGTGAGATAAAAATCAAACAAGTTGTTGAATTGAATACTAATTCAAATTTAACGATTGAAGAACTGGCGTTCTTATCAAACATGAGCCTTTCCTCTTTCAAAAGACATTTTGCTTTAATTTACGGTACGACTCCTCAAAAGTATTTCACGAACTTAAAAATGCAACAAGCCAAAGTCATGTTACATCTTAACAATAAACCATCTGAAGTTGCTTTGCAAGTGGGATATGAAAATCTTTCCTCATTTAGTAAAGAATTCAAAAAACATTTTGGAGTAGCACCAAAGTATTTTCAATTAAATGAACCTTTAGGACAAGTTTTTGAACAAACAGAATAA